One Mycobacteroides salmoniphilum DNA segment encodes these proteins:
- the proC gene encoding pyrroline-5-carboxylate reductase, with protein sequence MSRIAIIGGGNIGEALISGLLRAGRQAKDIVVSEKVPARAKALAEAYSIRVSEVADAVEGADFIVVAVKPSDVESATSEIAAALAKLDAESNERETEQVLVSVAAGVSAGFFESKLAAGAPVVRVMPNAPMLVGAGVSAIAKGRFATDEQLSAVAELLESVGSVIKVAESQMDTVTALSGSGPAYFFLLVEALVDAGVASGLTRPVATDLVIQTMAGSAAMLLERAETDENRAPGLQTRTEVDTTAAELRATITSPGGTTAAALRELERGGLRASVYAAVEAAKTRSEQLGITSE encoded by the coding sequence ATGTCCAGAATCGCAATTATCGGTGGCGGCAATATTGGCGAAGCACTTATCTCCGGGCTGCTGCGGGCCGGACGCCAAGCCAAGGACATCGTCGTTTCCGAGAAGGTCCCCGCGCGGGCGAAGGCTCTGGCCGAGGCGTACTCGATCCGGGTCAGCGAGGTGGCCGACGCCGTCGAGGGCGCCGACTTCATTGTGGTGGCGGTCAAACCGTCCGATGTCGAAAGCGCGACCAGCGAGATCGCCGCCGCGCTGGCGAAACTGGACGCAGAGAGTAATGAGCGGGAGACCGAACAGGTGTTGGTCTCGGTGGCCGCGGGAGTGTCCGCGGGTTTCTTCGAGTCCAAACTGGCCGCCGGGGCGCCGGTGGTGCGTGTGATGCCCAACGCCCCGATGCTCGTGGGCGCCGGGGTGAGCGCCATCGCCAAGGGCCGGTTCGCGACCGACGAGCAGCTGAGCGCCGTGGCCGAGCTGCTGGAGTCGGTGGGCAGCGTCATCAAGGTGGCCGAATCTCAGATGGATACCGTCACCGCGCTGTCCGGATCGGGCCCGGCCTACTTCTTCCTGCTTGTGGAGGCGCTCGTCGATGCGGGGGTCGCTTCGGGTCTGACTCGGCCCGTCGCGACCGACCTCGTCATCCAAACCATGGCCGGATCCGCCGCGATGCTCCTCGAACGGGCCGAAACCGACGAGAATCGTGCCCCGGGGCTACAGACGCGCACAGAGGTCGACACGACCGCTGCCGAGCTTCGTGCGACGATTACCTCGCCGGGTGGTACCACCGCCGCTGCGCTGCGTGAATTGGAACGTGGAGGTTTGCGGGCAAGCGTCTACGCGGCTGTCGAGGCCGCAAAAACCCGCTCCGAGCAGCTCGGAATCACATCAGAGTAA
- a CDS encoding serine hydrolase domain-containing protein encodes MSQPQRRVETDPVSAPESVGIGLPDGVHGWAQPEFDRVVRRFASMYVGHPGGGALCVYVDGEPVLDIWAGEARPGLPWTHDTAPIVYSASKGVTATVIHRLADRGLLSYDAPVARYWPEFAANGKEAVTVRDVLAHKSGLAALAAIASTPEELLDHELMEQRLAATPVGRYYGKAAYHAMSYGWLLAGLARAITGNDMRTLYRTEIADVLGVDGIHLGRPPADSPTVPAGIYAQLDKAVKLPFLSRGLSIGARVVDFIPGARGATGAIHLPGAERIVADDGHASAPLYDTQMGAGNAICTAPALAKLYGALSNRGSVDGRQLLSAEKTAELAHGRGGRPNLPLTRDLWELGYHCIPAPGLVGGFGHMGAGGSTGWADPKRHIAVGLAHNHLILPNPLHNVAFPRLWAATARSVR; translated from the coding sequence ATGTCACAACCGCAGCGTCGCGTGGAGACGGACCCAGTTTCGGCACCTGAATCGGTCGGCATCGGCCTTCCCGACGGGGTACATGGGTGGGCACAGCCCGAGTTCGACCGGGTGGTCCGGAGGTTTGCGTCCATGTATGTCGGCCACCCCGGTGGCGGCGCGCTCTGTGTCTACGTCGACGGCGAACCGGTTCTCGATATCTGGGCCGGTGAAGCGCGGCCGGGCCTGCCATGGACCCACGACACCGCCCCGATCGTCTATTCGGCGTCGAAGGGGGTTACCGCCACGGTGATCCATCGCCTGGCGGACCGCGGACTACTGAGCTACGACGCTCCGGTCGCCCGCTACTGGCCGGAGTTCGCCGCCAACGGCAAGGAAGCGGTCACCGTGCGCGATGTCCTGGCGCACAAGTCCGGCTTGGCGGCGCTGGCCGCGATCGCCTCCACGCCCGAGGAGCTTCTCGACCACGAACTCATGGAGCAGCGGCTCGCCGCCACACCCGTCGGGCGCTACTACGGCAAGGCCGCCTATCACGCGATGAGTTACGGCTGGCTACTGGCCGGGCTCGCGCGCGCGATCACCGGCAACGACATGCGCACGCTGTATCGCACCGAGATCGCGGACGTCCTCGGGGTCGACGGCATTCACCTGGGCCGCCCGCCCGCCGATTCGCCGACGGTTCCCGCGGGCATCTACGCGCAACTCGACAAGGCCGTGAAGCTGCCCTTCCTTTCGCGCGGCCTGTCCATCGGGGCACGCGTCGTCGACTTCATACCGGGCGCGCGGGGGGCCACCGGAGCGATCCACCTGCCGGGGGCCGAGCGCATCGTCGCCGACGACGGGCACGCCAGCGCACCGCTCTACGACACCCAGATGGGTGCGGGCAACGCCATCTGCACCGCCCCGGCGCTGGCCAAGCTCTACGGCGCGCTGAGTAATCGGGGAAGCGTGGACGGCCGGCAGCTGTTGTCGGCCGAGAAAACCGCTGAACTTGCTCACGGCCGCGGGGGCAGACCCAACCTTCCCCTGACCCGCGATCTTTGGGAGCTGGGCTATCACTGCATCCCCGCGCCGGGTTTGGTGGGCGGTTTCGGACATATGGGCGCGGGCGGTTCCACCGGATGGGCAGACCCGAAGCGCCACATTGCCGTGGGGCTGGCACACAACCATCTGATCCTGCCCAACCCGCTGCACAACGTGGCCTTCCCGCGGCTGTGGGCGGCGACCGCGCGGAGTGTGCGCTAG